Sequence from the Mytilus galloprovincialis chromosome 13, xbMytGall1.hap1.1, whole genome shotgun sequence genome:
cGAAACAAAAAGAGTAAATAAATTTAACCATAGGAAACCCCTCTGTTTGAACAAACgaattttatatacaaaagacATCCCATACAAACAAAGGCGAAAGAAATAATCGTCAGTAATCCGAACTCCTCTGGGTAAGGAGCTAATATGACCATTAAAGCCTTCAACATGTCCATCAACTGATTCAAAGAATTCTGTACACCACTGACCAGAcctctttctttttctttaaccGTCTGTAAGAAGAGCTGTGTTATAGAAAGATCTGCTATCCATAATCCTGAAAGATATACAAGAAGTATAAATATATCATTGAAATTCAATGTtcgaaaaaaatatgcatctggtGCAGTGAAACTAGTACcgttataaatgtaaataaataatagTTGTCTATAACTTCACTGACAGATATCCAGGTTCACATGGCAATTAAATGGGTCACAGAACTAGATAGATCATCAGTCCTAAAACGAAAAATAGTAACGCGCAGCATAGTGATGTACTTGTGTTTGTACTGATATAAACTAACGCTcttttaaatattcataattGTACTTTTGTAATAGAACAGATGGTAAAAACTTAGAATGAACCCTTTACCCTTTCGGGGCACCTCGGTGCACTCATTTTTCTGTTCCTgatgtttatttgtgttttttttttggtcttcttcattttctttgttatatacatGATGTTGTGCCTCTGTCTTTGACTTATGGTTTCTAAATCTGGATTTATTTTTCCTTGATTAGGCCGCCAATGGACGGAACCAACAGTCCACATTTGTGAAGACACGGAACAGATCTCAATAGTAAACTTATAGtgtgataattttaaaaatctaGTATATGTTTAAAAGACAATCGATCGGTTAAATGTATTCTATTAATTGCAAATACGTAACATAGCAACATAGCAACACTACTTAAAGACTATATTCATATGACCAACTTTTGACTCCGAAGTAAATAATTTTTCGACAGCCCTCTACTCTGATCGAGATGCTTACAATCGGTGTAACTTATTTCGAAATGTCGAAAATAATAATAGTCAAAACATAATATAGCCgggaaaaaaatattaccaaatcTAGCAACAATGAGTCCTCCCAGGAAAAATCCAATGGACAGGTAGGAATCCGGTTCATCGCTGTCGTCTGCAGAAGCACGTGTTGTATTCTGAAATAAAGTTGTGGGATCGGATACGGATACGGATGTGGTTAAATTAAAAAGTTCCGTCGATGCAGATGGAAACGTGGTTGTAGATGCTTCAGTTCCATTTATTATTGAACTATCATCGTCATTCAATCGATGTAATAAATCGAATGGACTCCCAGCTAAGAATATTGATACTACGCATGCGCTCAAACAGGTAATTTGAAAAACCATTCCAGTTAGACCGGTTGATTTTAATCCTAAATGTTTTCGGAAAAGTGGATATGCAAATGTCCCAGTAATACCAAACAATGATCCGACGGCCATAAATATACCAAGAAGGGACTCGGATATTCCTTGTGAATATGCATAACCTACAATGGAAAAAAGAAGTgtatgaacgaaaacaaatacatGATACACATAGCTCTTACAGTATTTAGACAGACATTTTTCTAGGAGCCAGTAACTTACACATTTATAAATAGATATTCGAAAAGAATTtattctttctttaaatttatacATCAATGCATAGATGATAACATGACGTTTGTGTATCTAAAAGAATATTATAACCTTGATTTATCTAATTGGTTAGATTTATTAACAAACACTTATGAAAAATGAACTAAATAGGACTTCATGAGGGGCTGTATAagttttacagaatagagaataatagacaAAATCTtcataaacatgacaaaaaaaaaaaagaatggagaAAAATGGGCGaacaaataaagaaagaaaataaagggaaaataatataaagaatagagaaaaatgacataacaaataAATCAGTAATGAAGGAACCACACCCGGACCCGCATTCATAGCATAATAATTATTACCATATGTTATTCGGCAATTATGTTAATAATGCACGTGCTCTCTATGACAACAGTATAAAAAATGTGTAGAAACACTTTATCTATCTAGTCtgtttcacaaaaatacttaagacTAGGATTAATCGTAATTCATGAACATTTCATAAAATgtagaatggaaatggagaatgtgtcaaagagacaacaacccgaccatagaacagacaaatgcagaaggtcaccaataggtcttcaatgcagcgagaaattcccgcacccggaggcgtccttcagctagccccaaaacaaatatatatactagttcagtgataatgaacacaagaaactaaaattaaaaatgatacaagactataacaaaggccagaggttttagtatacttacgatcaatcttagtcgtaagtttttttgtgtaaTCGACTCTAGAtctttgaaaaattattaaatgcTCCTCTTTAATATGGTCGAATAAGAGAAAAAAAGTCATTCTTACCAACTGTGATATTATCAAAACCCAGTACAGTCATATAGAGCGTGGCGAGACCAAGACCAGCAAAGGCTACTTTGTAACTCATAAATATCCTCCATCCTTTATACAGAACTATAAAACTGTAGAAAATTGTGTAACACCACGAATTAGGCTtttcttctttcttctttttaGGTAGTTCTTCTGTGATATCAATGCCAACATTCTTTTCTTTAGAAGGTCCGCCATTTTGATTTTCGTTGCTACCATATGTGTACTCTGATTTTCCATCGTCTATCGTTATAGATTTGTCGTCTTGGTTGTATTTAACTGCTTTGCCGCTATCATTCCCAATCAGTGGTGAAGTTTCATCTGTAGTTTCTGGAATGGAATTAgaaaatgaaatttgaatttaTGGAACTATAAGTagataatttgaagaaaattaaTTCCGTTATTCAAATATCTAGAATACTGTGCAAGGTGTCAGTGTATGTCGGTCTTGAGTAGACTCAACCAAATAATATCCGTGTTCATTGTTCGCGTTGTTAGACCTTGTTTAGTGCGTAGGGTGTTGTCGCGGTAAAACGGCTTACGATTATTTCCTATccaactaaataattttaaaatgaaatatgaaaaaatgtcCTACAACTCAATAACAAAGCCATATTAAGGACTACTACCAAAACAAGCATCACATTCGTCATTGCAGATATATTTTTTACTGTATTCACAAGATTCTGTCAAGTGGAAATTTCAAACAGAAACCgtaaaaatcattttgtttttaagaaatcTAAGGGTTCCTATTTTTGAAAGAATAggtagaatgatttttttttcttcatttaaaataCACACAAACTTTAAGTCTGGTAGTGTTTCTTTATACAAACATTGAAGGCGCAGTTtaagtttactgtgttaaaataTAGAAAGTGCATCAGATCTTGTGTAGATTACGAAGTACATACAGTACTGAAGTACGAATAGCGCATACACAACTGGATGGAAATGTAATTTGGGTCGGTGCACCGCCTATGGGGGACAAATTAATTACAAACCCTCAGCACTGTCTAAGCCTTCTTTGAATTTCTGATCAGCAAGGGATGGTATCTGGTCATAAACTTTCTTGATCATATTGTACTCCAGAAATAGGGACACCACGTTCCATGAAGCTATGAACACTCCTCCCCAACCGATATGTAGAAAGTAAATGACCTGTCCTGTCACTATCGGAGCTGCTAGTTTAGTAGTCAAATCAATCGATCTTAGAGTTGCCGTCATAGCTGTTAAATATAatggtaaaataatttttatattaaaaataaaaataaggtgaAGTAAAACCAAATTACGTAGAAGGTCGACAACCATAGATCACCataagaccttcaacaatgagcagaaccTATTCCTTTACCAGGATGTAAAAGGATCCGAAacgaaaaacaataaaaaaaatcagaaaaaactGACCATTTTacctaaaaaacaataaaacaatatgaCAAAACGCtaaccaaacgacaaccactaactTACGGGGTTCTGACCTGGGGTAGGCACGTACAGAATGCAGGCTCACTGAAAGAACTGTTTACAAGTAAAGACAATTAAGATAAGTTTATAactacaaaaaatattcaaacaaaaaattcaaagCGAACTATTTAAAAAGAAACGGCTACTGAAATTATATGATTTATCGTAAGAACGAGTTAATTTGTCTGACATGAAGACTcacataaaaataaatcaaagtactgaagtactgaacatcggatgaccgcaggttcttgtggatggttAAAAGCACATTtcacagaaacagatcacatctctatacctgaaactggggttaatttacagagatatGTTGTTCtgatacaagttcgtgcttggatgatgaataaatgacaggaaattcaacctcaccgtaataactattatattgtagtgcaagaaatcagtataccttggactattatacttatataataatagtcgtagagaatacactggtttcagttgttatatatattattaatattacgattgcatgtatatataattttcatctatttgtatattataattctattctacttttattatattgcagtgcaagtgcatggtggacactcttctgtaaaaaaaaatcaaagccttaaaggctgtaaaagcaattgctgccatgttaatcttttggggacttttatttttcatctacatatataagaattaaacctgacatgacaTGGTTGTCTAGTAAAAAGCAAGAAGGTTttgactttatatcaataaaatatgttttatatttcacaaggagacaacaagtttaccaggctaaagttggggatCATTATGggttatcccctggtagtgtttgtaactgggcaataattacttttgtttatttaattttacaattttcataattaatttaaattaaccattcagtcaaaacatttcacctttcgagacgctaatgttgaaaaatgggacagaaataaaataacttacaagacataaacatgtaaaaaataaatatatatttcagcttactaaaaatatttttatagtgttactttgacatcatttcttaaaactaagtaccacacataattgttcatttgatatgtGTCATCCTCATGTGATACGAGAAGTTTtcatgtcgctaaatagtcttcttgtcgcttaatTTATCATTCTTCTTGTccgttcttgacgcttcttgtcgctaaaagtCTTCTTGTTGTTATTAGTGAGAccgctatttttagattacaggtggtcatttacactacacgtataacctgtgtagtgatttttattttacgataaatttatgaatgtacAAGATctagagcacctgacctctttcttaaacaccaattaaacatataaaatcgtatttattaagatataattcagccaaattttcaccactaaatcaacaactgaaatgattccatattttgttgaaacatcttacaaccggagaacagaaatcgcagatatgaaaatgcacttttttcactGGTGTTGAAAACCAAAAACTAATTTGACTAATTTATGCATGACGGAAATTTAAGCGATAACAATACATCggagtgacctcaaggtcatcctcTGTAAAAAGAAAGTGATGTTATTAAAACTGAAATAACAGTTGcataaatacaatttttaagttgACCTATTTTAAGATAATACGATTTTTAAGTTGACCTATTTCAAGATAATACAATCAATGATACTGATAAATACCAATCTTTATTTGTACAAAACAAACTACggtgttgatatatatatatacaaatgtacttGTTCATAATCTACCTTCTGAACTCTCTAATTTGACCAAATTATCAAATATACTTCATGAATATGTGATATGTTTTCGAACACTTTAATCACTCGCATCAAGGATGATTATTGAAGGGGTATATGGTCagatgttttttgttattttttagataaactatttctctattcttttgtTTGCCCATTAATCTGTATTCTATCCAATactctcttttctttatttttttgtctattcaataattatgtctattttttcccttatcattatttgttttttaattttccatATGCTTTATTTTAATCACCCTAACACATCTTTCCCATTAATCTCTATTTTGTAAACCCCGTCTATGTGCTATTATACAGTGCAATCACAACAGAAAGTTCTTGCTCAGTTTAAACCGGGTCTACAGAAAAACAACCATTTTGTAACGTGTGGCTTTTTAGATTTCTCAACAAGAAGGTGTccttagtacacggatgcctcactcgcattatcattttatatgttcagtggacagtgataTTTGGAccatttggcattaaaattagaaagatcatatcatagggaacatgtgtactaagttttaagttaattagatttcaacttcacaaaaaGCTGcattgaccaaaaattttaacctgaagagggacagacggacgatacaacaaacaaacggacggacgaaggGACgtacataccagaaaacataatacccctctactatcgtagatggggcatacaAAAGACGATAGCTATAGATTATCAATACAGCTATATTTTTGAAAGCTTTAAAAAAAGTagtcatttaaaaaatatgatatttaaacacGAGATGACACACAAATGTCAGTATACTGTGGTCAAAAACGTAGAAATGAAGGAACCCAACCAAGCCATCATTTTTTATTAATGTAAACATCGCTTGAAACTAGACTAAAACTTACAGCCTAGAAGATCTGTGTCATGTTTACAGAGTTTAAACTAGACTAAAACTTACAGCCTAGAAGATCTGTGTCATGTTGACAGAGTTCTACCACCCAGTCTCTCTCTATTACTATGGTATTTGCTACACTTGCTAAGTCAGCACAGATTCCCAACAGAATGATAATGGCAAAACACAACGTAAGAAGCCATTCGTCTTCCCATTCCGCTTTAATCTCGTCTAGGTACTTGTGAACCACAAAAACAACTGCGGCACAAACGGCGACAAAAATGTTTTGCGTTGCTAGAGAAAGTCTTGCAGCTGAAAGCATAATGATTATCAGAAGAAATTTAATATAGCATTTGAAATACGGCTATTGTAActtatgatgaaaaaaatatacagtcAAGGGGATATAAAACGATATATCTTTCTAAACTTTAGACAAATTTTCAGAGAGAAAAAAAGGTAATAAACATTGAACTTTTTGGTTTAGACATTCCTAATTGACGttggtaaaatatattttcaacttttctttaATAATTCATTAGAGCTCTAGCTTTTCCCTAGCCAATGCCCAAAAACACATACCCAGAAGCATTTCTCCGTATTTAAATAAGAATACCACCTgtcaaaatgttttcatttttttgtgaatCTCAACCACATCTTTCAAACAGTTTAACATTAAAATCGTCTAATACATTTTACGAGAAACACatttccattttgttttcaatacttGTGTTTAAAGATCAAGAACACGgacattatttattatttactgAAAAATACTTCATTTATGAAACTGTTGTAATCATAATATAATATAGTTCACACAATCTCCGACTCCGACAcgaatacaagtacatgtattctCTTCCATATTATAAAATACCTTTTAACCTAGCAGTCCTGTCGACCCAATCACCAATAAGGGTGGAAAGAAGAAGAGTCATCGCTCCTGATATAAACCCATATATAGCAACCAGCTGTAAAGAATCTGGCTCTAGTTCAATCAAAAACAAACCGATTCCAAACTGCCACATACGATCGCCCTTCAAGAAAAGTAACATTAACTATAAGAAAAGTAAAATTATTAATGgattaaacaaattttcaaaaggtTTAATTGATGTGTAAACTGCTAGTATACTAGTACTAAAAAATGCTTGTTGACGCTTTATATAGGATGGCTTTTGTGTAGTTCCGAGTTGCTGTATCCCTAAAATATACCCCAAACTCCCCTTTATTAATATTCATCGCAAATTCAACGTATTACAGAAGAAAACAGATTTTGTAGACATTTCAACACAACACTTCATTTTGTCTTACAATGTACCATGTAGAATTTATGcacttattcaaaaatattttgtcatGGTCAGAAATTTTTCtcgattaaaaaattacagaattCAAATATTTACATCGCGTTTAAACGAACCATTGCAAgttaattgttcatgaacatatCACAAGGTTAAAGAGATACGACAATTATAGATTCAGCCAAATCCTTTTAAATACTCACCCATGCTGAGAGAAAGTGACTTATATAGACGAATAGCCTCGTTTTCAGTGTTATTGTAGGATGtcctacaaatagaaaatttgtaaatacttatagaatataaaaatttagaaaagcTATTTTTGGAAAGAAAATCTGTAATGTACAagcagtgcttatttgttttcaagggggtaATAAGAACTAACACACCACCCCTCCCCCgaaccccctggctacgggtatgcaaACTGTCATATTGCCTAGTTTCTTTTATTACCCAATCTGcatcggacttcttttaaactgagatttgctgtgtgtattgctgtgtgtttgtttaatctacattggttagaggtaaaGAGGGAaggttgatatctcacaaaacaGGTTGAACCATGCCGCACTTTAGCGCGTGTCCCTAATCAGGAGCCTTTGCCTTTTttaagtcttgtatgttttttaaattttagttatttgtatgttttatagTTTAGTATAACGTGCACTTTCAAAGAACCAGTACACATTATTGTTTAGGCtgcctccgggtgcggtattATCTCGCTGTTTTtcttcggtcgggttgttgtcctttTGGCATATTTAAAACTACTacaggaaaaaaagaaaaaagaaaaaaatcttttattaagCAAGTTTGATTGAGATGTACCCACTAAACCGCATTCTCTAAAAGTTGTTTACTCGGTGTGTTATTGGAAACGAGGCGGTAAATAGAAATGAGATGGTCAGTGGAAACGAGGCGGTCAGTGAAAACGAGGCGGTCAGTGGAAACGAGACGGTCAGTGGAAACGAGACGGTCAGTAGAAACAAGACAGTCAGTGGAAACAAGACAGTCAGTGGAAACGAGACGGTCAGTGGAAACGATGCGGTCAGTGGATACGAGGCTATCAGTGGAAATGAGACGGCCAGTGGAAACGAGACAGTCAGTGCCGATAGGAATAAGTTTAAAAATGAAATCTTCTTAATCTGTAGTTTttgaaaaacagaaataaaagaaGTAATTTAACAGTCTTGGTATTGTGATAAGGTGTATATGCATTAATTCTCTATCAAAAGGTATTTTAACAATAGTCAAGATGAAGATATaaacttatcaaagataccaggataaaaaatttgtacgccagacgcgtttttcatctacaaaagacacatCGGTGACGTTCGAATAATAAAGTTGAAAGGACCAAAATttagtactaagttgaagagcattgaggaccctcAATTCCGAAAGTTTTTGtcaatacagctaaggtaatatattcaaaatagaattgtatatagatataggaagatgtggtatcagtgtCAATAAGACACCTCTCCGTCCaagtaacagtttataaaagtaaaccattttaggtcaaggtacgaccttcaacacggagccttggctcacaccgaacggcaagctataaagggccacacaaattactagtgttaaaacaattcaaacggggaaaccaacggtctaatctatataaaaacgagaaccgagaaacacttatgaatcacacaaacagacgacaactgtacgtcattttgtttattttctttggttacatgttctgacatcagactcggatttctcttgaactgaattttaatgtgcgtattgttatgcgtttactttactacattggttagaggtatagggggagggttgagatctcacaaacatgtttaaccccgccgcatttttgcgcctgtcccaagtcaggagcctctggcctttgttagtcttgtattattttaattttagtttcttgtgtacaatttggaaattagtatggcgttcattatcactggactagtatatatttgtttaggggccagctgaaggacgcctccgggtgcgggaatttctcgctacattgaagacctgttggtgaccctctgctgttgttttttatttggtcgggttgttgtctc
This genomic interval carries:
- the LOC143057388 gene encoding solute carrier family 40 member 1-like — its product is MGHPTITLKTRLFVYISHFLSAWGDRMWQFGIGLFLIELEPDSLQLVAIYGFISGAMTLLLSTLIGDWVDRTARLKAARLSLATQNIFVAVCAAVVFVVHKYLDEIKAEWEDEWLLTLCFAIIILLGICADLASVANTIVIERDWVVELCQHDTDLLGSMTATLRSIDLTTKLAAPIVTGQVIYFLHIGWGGVFIASWNVVSLFLEYNMIKKVYDQIPSLADQKFKEGLDSAEETTDETSPLIGNDSGKAVKYNQDDKSITIDDGKSEYTYGSNENQNGGPSKEKNVGIDITEELPKKKKEEKPNSWCYTIFYSFIVLYKGWRIFMSYKVAFAGLGLATLYMTVLGFDNITVGYAYSQGISESLLGIFMAVGSLFGITGTFAYPLFRKHLGLKSTGLTGMVFQITCLSACVVSIFLAGSPFDLLHRLNDDDSSIINGTEASTTTFPSASTELFNLTTSVSVSDPTTLFQNTTRASADDSDEPDSYLSIGFFLGGLIVARFGLWIADLSITQLFLQTVKEKERGLVSGVQNSLNQLMDMLKALMVILAPYPEEFGLLTIISFAFVCMGCLLYIKFVCSNRGVSYG